From a single Natronorubrum tibetense GA33 genomic region:
- a CDS encoding aminotransferase family protein, producing MAIEQIDDELETAAKTIPHWYSADDDVPTLVDGDGVEVFDADGTAYLDFQSQLYCVNAGHSNQRIIDAIADQLARIPYVSSGKHNDTRNELVTRLLEVAPESMSQTLFSISGSEANEAAVMLAREYADAPKVLTRWRSYHGSTYGTASLTGDTDTRAFVESRAAMTGSEKFLPPIPAAFDAESPEELAEQAANHLEFVIRNEGPDSIAAILTEIVAGSSGGFTAPPGYFDRVRELCDEYDILMIADEVITGFGRTGEWFGAQSEGVQPDLMTFAKGVTSSYVPLAGVMMNEEIADYVVEEGFDIGQTFAGHPVGCAAGLAAMDVYEDELIENTRSVSPHLESRLGALEDRFDVVSSVHGRGLLWGVEFADSETGEPFVDPRVSDADNPVKTVLSAAGENGAIFGMGRPGIQLLVSPPLCVTETEIDEAVDILENAIETAF from the coding sequence ATGGCAATTGAGCAAATAGATGATGAACTCGAGACCGCGGCGAAAACGATCCCCCACTGGTACTCGGCGGACGACGACGTTCCGACGCTCGTCGACGGTGACGGTGTCGAGGTGTTCGACGCCGACGGAACGGCCTATCTGGACTTTCAATCCCAGCTGTACTGCGTCAACGCGGGCCACAGCAACCAACGGATTATCGATGCGATCGCGGACCAACTGGCCCGAATTCCGTACGTCTCCTCCGGAAAGCACAACGACACCCGAAACGAGCTCGTCACGCGACTGCTCGAGGTCGCGCCGGAATCGATGTCGCAGACGCTCTTTTCGATTTCGGGAAGCGAAGCGAACGAAGCGGCGGTGATGCTCGCACGGGAGTACGCCGACGCGCCGAAGGTACTCACCAGGTGGCGGTCCTACCACGGGTCGACCTACGGAACGGCCAGTCTGACGGGCGACACCGATACGCGTGCCTTCGTCGAATCGCGCGCTGCGATGACGGGAAGCGAGAAGTTCCTGCCGCCGATTCCAGCGGCGTTCGATGCGGAATCGCCCGAAGAACTCGCCGAACAGGCGGCAAACCACCTCGAGTTCGTCATCCGCAACGAGGGACCCGACTCGATCGCCGCGATCCTTACCGAAATCGTCGCGGGGTCGAGCGGCGGCTTCACCGCGCCGCCGGGCTATTTCGACCGCGTCCGCGAACTCTGCGACGAGTACGATATCCTGATGATCGCGGACGAAGTGATCACCGGCTTCGGTCGAACCGGCGAGTGGTTCGGTGCCCAGAGCGAGGGCGTACAACCCGACCTGATGACGTTCGCGAAGGGGGTCACGAGTTCGTACGTCCCGCTGGCGGGCGTGATGATGAACGAGGAAATCGCCGACTACGTCGTGGAAGAGGGGTTCGATATCGGCCAGACGTTCGCTGGTCATCCGGTCGGGTGTGCTGCTGGACTGGCCGCGATGGACGTCTACGAGGACGAACTGATCGAGAACACGCGATCGGTTTCGCCCCACCTCGAGTCCCGACTCGGCGCACTGGAGGACCGATTCGATGTCGTCTCGTCGGTTCACGGCCGCGGCCTCCTCTGGGGCGTCGAGTTCGCCGATTCCGAGACGGGCGAGCCGTTCGTGGATCCGCGGGTGAGCGACGCCGACAATCCGGTCAAAACGGTACTTTCGGCGGCCGGCGAAAACGGTGCGATATTCGGCATGGGTCGCCCCGGTATCCAGCTCCTCGTCTCACCGCCGCTCTGTGTGACCGAAACCGAGATCGACGAGGCGGTCGACATCCTCGAGAACGCGATCGAAACCGCGTTCTAG
- a CDS encoding alcohol dehydrogenase catalytic domain-containing protein yields MRVAALTSHETPPEVEIQDRSTPSPGPGEAIVRVEAAALNHRDLWKLEDDDRLTADDLPFVPGGDLAGIVEETAADVSGVSEGDRVVLCPLETCGTCRFCREGPENMCENYSSYDGAFAELAVVDANRLVELPESVDIVDAAALPIAYVTAFRMLERAGTTAGDLVFVPGATGGVGVAAIQLATILGAETIGTSTDEAKLRTVESLGLDHPIHTGDPDEMRTAVAAIGDVDVTINHLGGPFTRVGLEVLRTNGAMVVCGRTAGQFPEFDARNLYFGHKRLFGSTLGTQVDLEKLVDFVERGRLDPVIAREYPLSNTARMMADMQSREMVGKLVVRPQQ; encoded by the coding sequence ATGCGCGTCGCCGCACTCACCAGTCACGAGACGCCCCCCGAAGTCGAAATCCAGGACCGGTCAACGCCGAGCCCGGGTCCCGGCGAAGCGATCGTTCGCGTCGAAGCCGCCGCACTCAACCACCGCGACCTCTGGAAACTCGAGGACGATGACCGGCTCACCGCCGATGACCTCCCGTTCGTACCCGGCGGCGATCTGGCGGGTATCGTCGAGGAGACGGCCGCCGACGTTTCGGGCGTCTCTGAGGGAGACCGCGTCGTCCTCTGTCCGCTCGAGACCTGCGGGACCTGCCGGTTCTGTCGCGAGGGTCCCGAGAACATGTGCGAGAACTACAGCAGCTACGACGGCGCGTTCGCCGAACTAGCAGTCGTCGACGCGAACAGACTCGTCGAACTCCCTGAATCCGTCGACATCGTCGACGCTGCGGCGCTTCCGATCGCGTACGTAACCGCGTTCAGGATGCTCGAGCGCGCCGGAACGACGGCCGGGGATCTCGTCTTCGTTCCGGGTGCGACCGGCGGCGTCGGCGTGGCAGCGATTCAGCTTGCGACGATTCTGGGTGCCGAAACCATCGGGACGTCGACCGACGAAGCGAAACTCCGCACGGTCGAGTCGCTCGGCCTCGATCACCCGATTCACACCGGCGACCCCGACGAGATGCGCACAGCGGTCGCCGCGATCGGTGACGTCGACGTGACGATCAACCACCTCGGCGGACCGTTTACCCGCGTCGGACTCGAGGTGTTGCGAACGAACGGGGCGATGGTCGTCTGCGGACGGACAGCGGGTCAGTTCCCCGAATTCGACGCTCGAAATCTGTACTTCGGTCACAAGCGTCTCTTCGGAAGCACGCTCGGAACGCAGGTCGATCTCGAGAAACTCGTCGACTTCGTCGAACGTGGGCGATTGGACCCGGTCATCGCCAGGGAGTACCCGCTTTCAAACACGGCACGGATGATGGCCGACATGCAATCTCGGGAGATGGTCGGAAAGCTCGTCGTGCGCCCTCAGCAGTAG
- the solA gene encoding N-methyl-L-tryptophan oxidase: MTRDSYDVIVLGVGGMGSSAVYHLAKRGVDVLGIEQYDVPHGRGSSHGDTRIFRLTQPEHPSYVPLAERARTLWRDLEAESGERLLTETGSIRAGPADAAHVSAAIESCASNDLPHEVLSGEELRERFPGYELPDDHRCVYQPNGGFLACERAISTHVNLAHEHGGTVHARERVLGWTPRERGVEVRTNRETYEADRLVVTAGAWAGKHMPLLENALSPQRRVMAWLQPTEPAKFTPDTFPVFNVDVPEGEFYGFPVAERPGFKFGYTPSGADSIDPDDWNDEATLEDEKRLRRLPENHFPAASGPTLRLTTCIVTRSLDGHFYLDTHPEYPHVSIAAGFTGHGFKFASVVGEVLADFATDGDTDNPIGVHRFGNQLRKT; the protein is encoded by the coding sequence ATGACGCGAGATTCGTACGACGTAATCGTCCTCGGCGTCGGTGGGATGGGGAGTTCGGCCGTCTACCACCTGGCCAAGCGAGGCGTCGATGTGCTGGGAATCGAGCAGTACGACGTTCCGCACGGACGGGGATCCTCCCACGGAGATACCCGAATCTTCCGGCTGACACAGCCCGAACATCCGTCGTACGTTCCGCTCGCCGAGCGAGCGCGGACGCTTTGGCGCGACCTCGAGGCCGAATCGGGCGAGCGTCTCCTCACGGAAACGGGATCGATCCGCGCCGGCCCTGCCGACGCAGCGCACGTTTCGGCCGCGATCGAATCCTGTGCGTCGAACGACCTACCGCACGAGGTACTGTCAGGAGAGGAGCTTCGGGAGCGATTTCCGGGCTACGAGCTTCCCGACGACCACAGATGCGTCTATCAGCCGAACGGCGGCTTTCTCGCCTGTGAGCGGGCCATCTCGACGCACGTGAATCTCGCTCACGAACACGGCGGAACCGTCCACGCTCGCGAGCGGGTGCTCGGGTGGACGCCTCGAGAACGGGGCGTCGAGGTTCGGACGAATCGCGAGACGTACGAGGCGGACCGCCTCGTCGTTACCGCCGGCGCGTGGGCGGGCAAACACATGCCGCTGCTCGAGAACGCGCTCTCGCCGCAGCGACGGGTAATGGCCTGGCTTCAGCCGACGGAGCCCGCGAAGTTCACGCCGGATACGTTTCCGGTATTCAACGTCGACGTTCCCGAGGGAGAGTTCTACGGCTTTCCGGTGGCCGAACGGCCCGGGTTCAAGTTCGGCTACACGCCCTCCGGAGCCGACTCCATCGATCCGGACGACTGGAACGACGAGGCGACGCTCGAGGACGAAAAACGACTCAGACGGCTCCCCGAAAACCACTTTCCCGCCGCGTCTGGGCCGACGCTGCGCCTCACAACCTGCATCGTGACTCGCTCGCTCGACGGCCACTTCTATCTCGATACGCACCCGGAGTATCCCCACGTCTCGATCGCCGCGGGATTCACCGGCCACGGGTTCAAATTCGCCAGCGTCGTCGGTGAGGTGCTGGCGGATTTTGCGACCGACGGCGACACCGACAATCCGATCGGCGTCCACCGGTTCGGTAATCAGCTACGGAAGACGTGA
- a CDS encoding PadR family transcriptional regulator encodes MEQRELASLAILGILAEKERATVKTVHEKLRHNFGRYWGASTGILVPTVNQLNDDGYVKTTDSTTQAATYKITDEGRNHLQSLLTKPIEDVSHPSFRAHLMMKLGFLHHLSIDGQQAEIRALKDQLKTAREELRTIDAAHESEVDDRERVGYRQELIDLRVRILDTFLEWLDAIEPSQPLEQ; translated from the coding sequence ATGGAACAACGGGAGCTTGCGAGTCTTGCCATCCTCGGTATCTTGGCCGAGAAAGAGCGTGCAACAGTCAAAACTGTCCACGAGAAACTTCGCCACAATTTCGGTCGCTACTGGGGTGCGAGCACCGGAATACTCGTTCCGACGGTCAACCAGCTCAACGACGACGGGTACGTCAAAACGACCGATAGCACCACACAAGCCGCGACGTACAAAATCACCGACGAAGGTCGTAACCACCTACAATCGTTGCTCACGAAGCCGATCGAAGACGTCTCTCACCCCTCTTTCCGGGCCCACCTGATGATGAAACTGGGCTTTCTCCACCATCTCTCGATCGACGGCCAACAGGCGGAAATTCGGGCCCTGAAAGATCAACTGAAGACCGCTCGTGAGGAACTGCGGACGATCGACGCCGCTCACGAGTCGGAAGTCGACGACCGAGAGCGAGTCGGGTACCGACAGGAACTCATCGACCTCCGGGTCCGAATCCTCGATACGTTCCTCGAGTGGCTCGACGCTATCGAACCATCACAGCCGCTCGAGCAGTGA
- a CDS encoding MFS transporter: MRWQYKYTVLTLCTLAFFATMVARLAISPVVPAITDDFQIGNTVIGIALTGMWLSYAIMQFPSGILADRYGERSIILVSIGGTTVMSLLLALSPVYAVFVLSMVVLGAVAGLHYSAATTLLDRTYDNLGFAIGVHTIGSSAAGLVAPIAAAWISIQYGWRPAVAFGAIVAAPIFALFVWRIHPVEPHRPKQPLRQRFQFEEVTNILSKPEIVFTVAIASVGAFVWQGTASFLPTFLVEHRGQSATLAGIVFSAYFVIQSIVKPGIGAISDRFGRDVTTFGCMVTSAAGLGLFVAVPGVLGVAGGLILIGNGLSWAVAVEPRFMDNMTDEERGAGFGLVRTVYLIVGSFGSVAVGLFADVFGWAASFGMLMALLLLVAVALAVNWLLDLGY, from the coding sequence ATGAGATGGCAGTACAAATACACGGTACTCACGCTGTGTACACTCGCGTTCTTTGCGACGATGGTCGCACGCCTCGCGATCAGCCCCGTCGTGCCCGCCATCACCGACGATTTTCAGATCGGAAACACCGTCATCGGGATCGCACTGACCGGGATGTGGTTGTCCTACGCGATCATGCAGTTTCCGAGTGGGATTCTCGCCGATCGGTACGGAGAGCGATCGATTATTCTGGTGTCGATAGGAGGTACGACCGTGATGAGCCTGCTGCTGGCACTCTCCCCGGTTTACGCCGTGTTCGTGCTCTCCATGGTCGTGCTCGGCGCAGTCGCCGGACTCCACTACAGCGCAGCGACGACGCTTCTCGATCGGACGTACGATAATCTGGGGTTCGCAATCGGCGTCCACACGATCGGCTCGTCGGCGGCGGGACTGGTTGCTCCGATCGCCGCGGCCTGGATCAGCATCCAGTACGGCTGGCGGCCGGCCGTCGCGTTCGGAGCGATCGTCGCCGCCCCGATATTCGCGCTGTTCGTCTGGCGAATTCACCCCGTCGAACCCCATCGGCCCAAGCAACCGCTCCGACAGCGGTTTCAATTCGAGGAGGTCACGAACATCCTCAGCAAGCCGGAGATCGTGTTCACCGTCGCTATCGCGTCGGTCGGCGCGTTCGTCTGGCAAGGGACGGCATCGTTCCTCCCGACGTTCCTCGTCGAGCATCGCGGTCAGTCGGCGACGCTCGCCGGCATCGTCTTCTCCGCGTACTTCGTCATCCAGTCGATCGTCAAGCCCGGCATCGGTGCGATTTCGGACCGCTTCGGTCGCGACGTGACGACCTTCGGTTGCATGGTCACCAGTGCAGCGGGGTTAGGGCTGTTCGTCGCGGTCCCCGGGGTCCTCGGTGTCGCCGGCGGCCTCATACTGATCGGTAACGGATTGAGCTGGGCCGTCGCCGTGGAGCCGCGGTTCATGGACAACATGACCGACGAAGAGCGAGGCGCCGGCTTCGGACTCGTCCGGACGGTGTACCTCATCGTCGGCTCCTTTGGCTCCGTCGCAGTCGGGCTGTTTGCGGACGTTTTCGGCTGGGCGGCGTCGTTCGGGATGCTCATGGCCCTCTTGCTCCTCGTCGCCGTCGCGCTGGCCGTCAACTGGCTCCTGGATCTCGGTTACTGA
- a CDS encoding acyl-CoA dehydrogenase family protein: MDFELSDEQRLIRSQVRDLCDEFGDEYWREKDLKHEYPTAFFEAFADGGWCGITIPESYGGQGYGVQEASLVQQEIARSGAGMAGTSITAHHTFSTEPLVAFADEEHKERYLPDIADGSVQVCTGVTEPNAGTDTSRIETVAEREGDEYVINGQKIWTSKAQEADVIMLLTRTEPRAESDRFGGLTLFFTEFSRDMDGVEVSEIPKAGRGASDSNEVWFNDVRIPAADRIGEEGSGFRYLLRFANTERIAIASNAVGVGQAAIEKAAAYAGERVVFGNPIGSYQAVQHPLADSWAKLEQDELMIRKAAWLYDTDRDCGAEANAVKLRASEDSLEACERAIRAHGGMGYASEYDVERYWRETMINVIAPISNEMVKNYIAEHVLGLPKSY, translated from the coding sequence ATGGACTTCGAGCTGTCCGACGAACAGCGGCTGATCCGATCACAGGTACGCGATCTCTGCGACGAGTTCGGCGACGAGTACTGGCGCGAGAAAGACCTGAAACACGAGTATCCGACCGCGTTCTTCGAGGCGTTCGCCGATGGCGGCTGGTGCGGAATTACGATCCCCGAGTCCTACGGCGGGCAGGGTTACGGCGTTCAGGAGGCGTCACTGGTCCAGCAGGAGATCGCCCGATCGGGTGCCGGAATGGCGGGCACGTCGATCACCGCCCACCACACATTCAGCACCGAACCGCTCGTCGCGTTCGCCGACGAGGAGCACAAGGAACGCTACCTGCCGGATATCGCCGACGGGTCGGTACAGGTCTGTACGGGCGTGACCGAACCGAACGCCGGGACGGACACCTCTCGAATCGAGACGGTCGCCGAGCGCGAGGGCGACGAGTACGTGATCAACGGACAGAAAATCTGGACCTCGAAGGCCCAGGAGGCGGACGTGATCATGCTGCTTACTCGGACCGAACCTCGAGCGGAATCCGACCGCTTCGGCGGGCTCACGCTCTTTTTCACCGAGTTTAGCCGGGACATGGACGGCGTCGAAGTCTCTGAAATCCCGAAAGCGGGACGGGGTGCATCGGACTCGAACGAGGTCTGGTTCAACGACGTTCGCATCCCCGCCGCCGACCGGATCGGTGAGGAGGGGAGCGGGTTCCGGTATCTCCTTCGGTTCGCCAACACCGAACGGATCGCGATCGCCTCGAACGCGGTCGGCGTCGGGCAAGCCGCGATCGAAAAAGCAGCCGCGTACGCCGGGGAGCGAGTCGTCTTCGGCAACCCCATCGGCTCGTATCAAGCGGTCCAGCATCCGCTCGCGGATTCGTGGGCGAAGCTCGAGCAGGACGAACTCATGATCCGGAAAGCGGCGTGGCTCTACGACACCGACCGCGACTGTGGGGCTGAGGCAAACGCCGTCAAACTCCGGGCCAGCGAGGATTCGCTCGAAGCCTGCGAACGCGCGATCCGCGCACACGGCGGGATGGGCTACGCGAGCGAGTACGACGTCGAGCGCTACTGGCGCGAGACGATGATCAACGTCATCGCACCGATATCGAACGAGATGGTCAAAAACTACATCGCCGAACACGTCCTCGGGCTCCCGAAATCCTACTGA
- the ddh gene encoding D-2-hydroxyacid dehydrogenase: protein MTGKLERLGVQESVEAIFPPSELAAFLSDLPVDVSVVDEAGIADCDAVVTRNHFDALFEVDWIHSTQAGVDRFPLEALAEEGVALTNSTGIHGRTVGETVAGYLLAFARRLHDQIASATERRWERPAWDEAFTLPGTTACVVGTGTLGRGVADVLGSLGVETVGVRRSDDPLPEFDEMYAIEALHEPIATADFVIVTVPLTEATRGLFAASEFDAMRSDAYFVNVARGAVVDERALIDALEAGDLAGAALDVFETEPLPETSPLWELDEVIVTPHAAAYTRDYVRDVGGIVRENVERSRRGEDLTNRVV from the coding sequence ATGACTGGCAAACTCGAGCGACTCGGCGTTCAGGAATCCGTCGAAGCCATCTTTCCGCCGTCGGAACTCGCGGCATTCCTCTCCGACCTCCCGGTCGACGTCTCCGTAGTCGACGAGGCGGGAATCGCCGACTGTGACGCGGTCGTCACGCGAAACCACTTCGACGCGCTGTTCGAGGTCGACTGGATCCACTCGACGCAGGCGGGCGTCGATCGATTCCCGCTCGAGGCGCTCGCCGAGGAGGGCGTCGCACTCACCAACAGCACCGGAATCCACGGGCGAACGGTCGGCGAAACCGTCGCGGGCTACCTGCTCGCGTTCGCTCGTCGGCTCCACGACCAGATCGCGAGCGCGACGGAGCGGCGCTGGGAGCGACCGGCGTGGGACGAGGCGTTCACGCTGCCGGGTACCACCGCCTGCGTCGTCGGCACGGGGACGCTCGGCCGCGGCGTCGCCGACGTCCTCGGCTCGCTCGGCGTCGAAACGGTTGGCGTCCGGCGGTCCGACGACCCCCTCCCCGAGTTCGACGAGATGTACGCCATCGAAGCCCTCCACGAACCCATCGCAACGGCCGACTTCGTTATCGTCACCGTGCCGTTGACCGAGGCCACCCGCGGCCTGTTCGCCGCCTCGGAGTTCGACGCCATGCGATCGGACGCGTACTTCGTCAACGTCGCCCGCGGCGCAGTCGTCGACGAACGAGCGTTGATCGACGCCCTCGAGGCCGGCGACCTTGCGGGCGCAGCACTCGACGTGTTCGAGACCGAGCCATTACCCGAGACGTCCCCGCTGTGGGAGCTGGACGAGGTCATCGTCACCCCGCACGCGGCGGCATACACCCGCGATTACGTCCGCGACGTGGGCGGTATCGTCCGCGAGAACGTCGAACGGAGCAGACGGGGCGAAGACCTCACCAACCGGGTCGTCTGA
- a CDS encoding MFS transporter: MADLWSGGRGRILTAVAAGWFLSIGVRMIYPVMLPYLRTAYGLDLTTAGLLLTVLFLAYALGQFPGGVLADRFGERFTLTASAVISAVTLTLVVTANSSIVLFAATALFGFGTALYAVGRYTVLPRLYTDRLGAANGVTAASQDAGQSLLPPVGSVIAATFLWQLGFGFAIPLFLLAAVALWAVVPPRSSSASDGDSGFSRDDFHVLTSVFRQPSVVYATAVLILGLFVWQAFTSFYPTYLVEIKGLSTTVASFLFGIFFALGILIKPLAGGAYDRFGIRRSLTIVASGPTIGLVALPYVDALWILIVVTALVSTLLGFATVVEPSLLHSLPEEIRGTGFGILRSVGFTIGATSPVLFGAAADRGFFDEMFIALAVFAAGMILLAFRIPEN; the protein is encoded by the coding sequence GTGGCCGACCTCTGGAGCGGCGGCCGCGGGAGGATACTCACCGCAGTCGCCGCCGGTTGGTTTCTCTCCATCGGCGTTCGGATGATCTATCCCGTAATGCTGCCCTATCTCAGGACCGCTTACGGGCTCGACCTGACGACCGCCGGCCTCCTGCTAACGGTGTTGTTCCTCGCCTACGCGCTGGGCCAGTTTCCGGGCGGGGTGCTCGCGGACCGGTTCGGAGAGCGGTTCACGCTCACGGCGAGCGCGGTGATCTCCGCGGTAACGTTGACGCTCGTTGTCACCGCCAACTCCTCGATTGTTCTCTTCGCCGCTACGGCGCTGTTCGGGTTCGGAACGGCGCTGTACGCGGTCGGGCGATACACCGTCCTGCCGCGACTGTACACGGACCGCCTCGGCGCTGCGAACGGCGTGACGGCCGCCTCGCAGGACGCCGGACAGTCGCTTCTGCCGCCGGTCGGCAGCGTGATCGCGGCGACGTTTCTGTGGCAGCTCGGATTCGGTTTCGCGATTCCGTTGTTCCTGCTCGCAGCCGTCGCCCTTTGGGCCGTCGTTCCGCCCCGTTCGTCGAGCGCTTCGGACGGCGACTCCGGGTTTAGCCGCGACGATTTTCACGTTCTCACGTCGGTGTTCCGCCAGCCGTCGGTCGTGTACGCGACGGCGGTGTTGATCCTCGGACTCTTCGTCTGGCAGGCGTTTACGAGCTTCTATCCGACGTACCTGGTCGAAATAAAGGGACTCTCGACGACGGTCGCCAGCTTTCTCTTCGGGATCTTCTTTGCACTCGGCATTCTTATCAAACCACTTGCAGGCGGCGCGTACGATCGATTCGGCATCCGCCGCTCGCTCACGATCGTCGCGAGCGGACCGACGATCGGCCTCGTCGCGCTCCCGTACGTCGACGCCCTCTGGATCCTTATCGTGGTCACCGCTCTCGTGAGCACCCTGCTCGGCTTCGCGACGGTCGTCGAACCGTCGTTGCTCCACTCTCTCCCCGAGGAAATCCGCGGGACGGGGTTCGGAATCCTTCGATCCGTCGGCTTCACGATCGGTGCGACCAGTCCGGTGCTGTTCGGTGCCGCGGCCGATCGAGGATTTTTCGACGAGATGTTTATTGCTCTGGCCGTGTTCGCCGCCGGCATGATTCTCCTGGCGTTTCGGATCCCCGAGAACTAA
- a CDS encoding CaiB/BaiF CoA transferase family protein, which yields MKPLDDLTVVDLTQSIAGPVCTQLLAEMGATVLKVEPPSGDSFRNLMNGNMFTPFNHGKQSLCVDMKTDGGLSIVTELVDEADVIVESFRPGVLEKYDLDYESVTTRNEDVIYCSLSGFGRTGPYQSYPGYDPCIQAVSGLMATTGYSDRPPVRIRASLIDCGTGANAAFAILAAVRHRDRGGDGTHIDISLFDVAISWMSYWITNYDQSGSLPERAGGKGIGSAPNGVFPTADGHIYVAALSEAMYERLCTVLDRGDLLEEDRFQTIDDRMDHREALRDELIPEFTEFTSAELERKLLDAGVPAGAVQTVRDLVENDEHVEARSMIVDSYNPEVDEQVLAASLPFRFSSNIHDGQFSSRPPKKGEHTDHILEALSYSDDEIERFHERDAVFSSS from the coding sequence ATGAAGCCGTTAGACGACCTTACCGTCGTTGATTTGACACAATCGATAGCGGGCCCGGTCTGCACGCAGTTGCTCGCAGAGATGGGGGCGACCGTTCTGAAGGTCGAACCGCCGTCGGGGGACTCGTTTCGGAACCTGATGAACGGAAATATGTTCACCCCGTTCAACCACGGCAAGCAGAGCCTGTGTGTCGATATGAAAACCGACGGAGGGCTCTCGATCGTCACGGAACTCGTCGACGAAGCCGACGTGATCGTGGAGAGCTTTCGGCCCGGCGTCTTAGAGAAGTACGATCTCGACTACGAGTCGGTCACGACGAGAAACGAGGACGTCATCTACTGTTCGTTGTCGGGCTTCGGCCGAACCGGCCCGTATCAGTCGTATCCCGGCTACGATCCCTGCATTCAGGCCGTCTCGGGGCTCATGGCGACCACCGGTTACAGCGATCGGCCGCCGGTCCGAATCCGGGCGAGCCTCATCGACTGCGGGACGGGTGCGAACGCCGCGTTCGCGATTCTCGCCGCCGTGCGCCACCGCGACCGCGGGGGGGACGGGACTCACATCGACATCTCGCTGTTCGACGTCGCGATCTCCTGGATGTCCTACTGGATCACGAACTACGACCAGTCGGGATCGCTCCCCGAACGCGCAGGCGGCAAGGGAATCGGCAGCGCGCCGAACGGGGTCTTCCCGACGGCCGATGGACACATCTACGTCGCGGCGCTCTCGGAGGCGATGTACGAGCGGCTCTGTACGGTTCTCGACCGAGGCGATCTGCTCGAGGAGGACCGGTTCCAGACGATCGACGACCGCATGGACCACCGGGAAGCGCTCCGGGACGAACTCATTCCGGAGTTCACGGAATTCACGTCCGCGGAGCTCGAGCGAAAACTACTCGATGCGGGGGTCCCGGCGGGGGCCGTCCAGACGGTCCGAGATCTCGTGGAGAACGACGAGCACGTCGAGGCTCGGTCGATGATCGTCGACAGCTACAATCCGGAGGTCGACGAACAGGTCCTGGCAGCATCACTTCCGTTCCGCTTCAGTTCGAACATTCACGACGGGCAGTTCTCCTCGCGACCGCCGAAGAAGGGCGAACACACCGATCACATTCTCGAGGCCCTGTCGTACTCCGACGACGAAATCGAGCGGTTTCACGAACGCGACGCGGTCTTCTCAAGTTCGTAG
- a CDS encoding HpcH/HpaI aldolase family protein: MTTDADGERFVSRFTDGNVLGTWVSIGHPAIVEAAARAGFDFVLIDTEHTTMSLETVAELARAAAASPGELGVIVRPAWNDPVRIKRILDIGVDGIMVPMVDTPDAATELVRATRYPPDGDRGIASGRAAGYGQNFVDYVAEEHRSLLTIAQIETPTGVEHASDIAAVDGIDALFVGPADLSASLGVFAEWDGPELTDAMARTIEAGASAGTPVGTLTVREADVEDRVERGFDFQIAGKDMTTLIETGERIRETYEESVSRRE; encoded by the coding sequence ATGACAACTGACGCGGACGGAGAGCGCTTCGTGTCTCGATTTACCGACGGCAACGTTCTCGGGACGTGGGTTTCGATTGGCCACCCGGCCATAGTCGAAGCGGCCGCGAGAGCGGGATTCGACTTCGTTCTCATCGACACGGAACACACCACGATGAGTCTCGAGACCGTCGCCGAACTCGCCCGTGCGGCCGCTGCGTCGCCCGGAGAACTCGGGGTAATCGTCCGCCCCGCCTGGAACGACCCGGTCCGAATCAAACGGATCCTCGACATCGGGGTCGACGGGATTATGGTTCCGATGGTCGACACGCCGGACGCTGCCACCGAACTCGTCCGGGCGACGCGGTATCCGCCCGACGGTGATCGCGGAATCGCGTCGGGTCGGGCGGCCGGCTACGGCCAGAATTTCGTCGACTACGTCGCGGAGGAGCACCGATCGTTGCTCACGATCGCACAGATCGAAACGCCCACCGGCGTCGAACACGCCAGCGACATCGCGGCGGTAGACGGGATCGACGCGCTCTTCGTCGGACCCGCCGACCTCTCGGCGTCGCTCGGCGTCTTCGCCGAGTGGGACGGACCCGAACTCACTGACGCGATGGCGCGCACTATCGAAGCCGGAGCGAGCGCTGGGACGCCCGTCGGCACGCTCACAGTTCGCGAAGCCGACGTCGAGGACCGCGTCGAACGAGGGTTCGACTTCCAAATCGCGGGAAAAGACATGACGACGCTCATCGAAACCGGCGAACGAATCCGCGAAACGTACGAGGAGAGCGTCTCCCGACGCGAGTAA